One stretch of Candidatus Thermokryptus mobilis DNA includes these proteins:
- a CDS encoding DUF4159 domain-containing protein has product MKEKILHIFAIFLIAVFVAFIELNHYSRAQEAYQLRSSFKIGRLKYRGGGDWYNDPSAEVNLLKFIQENTNIDVIPVYEFVDIGSDNIFSYPFLFMTGHGNINFNEDEAKRLRTYLENGGFLYADDDYGMDKSFRREIKKVFPDKELVELPFSYGLFHCWFSFPNGVPKTHEHDNKPPQAFGIFHNGRLVVLYTYESNPSDGWADPEVHHDPEEKRQEALRFGTNIIVWALTN; this is encoded by the coding sequence ATGAAAGAGAAAATTTTGCATATATTTGCAATTTTTTTGATAGCGGTGTTTGTTGCTTTCATTGAGTTGAATCATTACTCAAGGGCGCAAGAGGCATATCAATTGAGAAGTTCGTTTAAAATTGGGCGGTTGAAATATCGCGGTGGCGGGGACTGGTATAACGATCCATCCGCAGAGGTAAATCTTTTGAAGTTCATTCAGGAAAATACAAACATTGATGTCATCCCGGTTTATGAGTTTGTTGATATCGGAAGTGATAATATCTTTTCATATCCTTTTCTCTTTATGACAGGTCATGGGAATATAAATTTTAATGAAGATGAAGCAAAAAGGTTAAGAACATATCTTGAAAATGGTGGTTTTCTTTACGCTGATGATGACTATGGTATGGATAAATCGTTCAGGAGAGAGATTAAAAAAGTTTTTCCGGATAAAGAGCTTGTTGAGTTGCCCTTTTCATATGGACTTTTTCATTGTTGGTTTAGTTTTCCGAACGGGGTTCCTAAAACACACGAGCACGATAACAAGCCACCCCAGGCGTTTGGAATTTTTCATAACGGTAGATTGGTCGTGCTTTACACTTATGAATCAAATCCAAGCGATGGTTGGGCTGATCCCGAGGTTCATCACGACCCTGAGGAGAAAAGACAAGAGGCGTTAAGGTTTGGAACGAATATAATTGTTTGGGCTTTGACAAATTAA
- a CDS encoding T9SS type A sorting domain-containing protein, with translation MKVKVIPLALVFILSFGAVFAQQFNLFEVFPLDGIKIKYDRYGNPCVVGLSSQGYFYLFKSENGQFKSPVLIGKSPSVYTSPYTSWDFDVDTNGVVHIAGVIYDHGSAYYINPTPFYLNSSMDSALVFNSVSLGTLNPASPAFDYIRVLRTKDDKIVVNIAVLFPNYGPYGPRPDSLIWIHLANPSANNLNITVDTISFSSYFRFGQNPHHGYTYHVSANKYLYLTLYEVYSKDGVVLSDTLSNYRAYTLYKIAPGGNSQVIYASDPVELRSYNFVNLNHTFFPFYQADLNDGYKNWYRVETTWGGYSWPNYVSSYIDKDDNLHLIKIESRQVIYLAYTPSNLPINAEGVTPTYNYTISYDSTRHWQFRSELIDWNHVPLPLVYVSAYNLNKAIAHFANWGRHLFLNENLFSGIPGIVLMHQESGNYRYELLAGSSIDGVERKRFGYGTNWYIDQTGQVYLWNSWENIVYDSVRTAYIYLYKLRSIGNDYIMNYSLTEDIKEVTISPVPVGEKLHWVFKSFHYTFGKDNKMYFLVFGVDSIRPAGYNLGRIFLLKETSSGQWDTVLVTPDTTNQALFDSYTSFIVDENNVVHVVYSTFKDKPRVFYTNNEGGSFKPPIVIDTTINLKNVRIEVSRDGLCYIWGDAYGLAGSLGYSVYYYGDYGSGFKRSSRQLSDFGVAGVDANGNLYIVSDPWWSSSGYEVYLYKFYRDSALIYRFPRKVLFNFQPIPPITYPSFSFIRDEDGQIHLLGTWAGKFYHWKASDNFTGMIEYDYSGLLKYDDLLYSITSISAIANTSDKRIYFLIGRGTFGPLIVGWIPYVVTQVEDNRDVLPGEFTLSQNYPNPFNPVTTINFDLPVKSSVEISIYDVLGRKLKTVVNEVRDAGRYKVLIDMNEYASGVYFYRMVAKPVMGGSDFVSVKKMLLVK, from the coding sequence ATGAAGGTAAAAGTAATTCCTTTGGCACTGGTTTTCATTTTATCTTTTGGGGCTGTTTTTGCACAGCAATTTAATTTGTTTGAGGTTTTCCCGCTTGATGGAATTAAAATTAAATATGACCGCTATGGCAATCCATGCGTTGTTGGACTTAGTAGCCAGGGATACTTTTATTTATTTAAAAGTGAAAATGGGCAATTCAAAAGCCCTGTGCTTATTGGTAAATCTCCAAGTGTATACACTTCCCCTTATACAAGTTGGGATTTTGATGTTGATACCAATGGCGTTGTTCATATTGCGGGAGTTATTTATGATCATGGTTCAGCTTATTATATAAATCCAACGCCTTTCTACCTAAACTCTTCAATGGACAGTGCGCTTGTTTTTAACTCAGTGAGTTTAGGTACTCTTAATCCTGCTTCCCCAGCTTTTGATTATATAAGAGTGTTAAGAACGAAGGATGATAAAATTGTTGTAAATATTGCTGTTTTGTTCCCTAATTACGGGCCGTATGGTCCCCGTCCTGATTCTTTAATTTGGATTCATTTGGCTAATCCATCAGCTAACAATTTAAATATAACGGTTGACACTATATCATTTTCCAGTTATTTTAGATTCGGACAAAATCCTCATCATGGCTATACTTATCACGTTTCCGCAAACAAGTATTTGTATTTAACTCTTTATGAAGTTTATTCCAAAGATGGTGTGGTACTTAGTGATACTCTTTCTAACTACAGAGCTTACACTCTTTATAAAATTGCACCAGGTGGCAATAGCCAGGTAATTTATGCTTCTGATCCTGTTGAGCTTAGGAGTTATAATTTTGTGAACCTTAATCATACTTTTTTCCCGTTTTATCAAGCTGATTTAAACGATGGATATAAAAATTGGTATCGGGTGGAGACGACATGGGGTGGATATTCATGGCCGAATTATGTTAGCTCGTATATAGACAAAGATGATAATCTACATTTGATAAAAATTGAGTCACGCCAGGTTATATACTTAGCTTATACTCCTTCAAACTTACCGATAAATGCTGAGGGTGTGACGCCGACTTATAATTATACGATTTCTTACGATTCAACGAGGCATTGGCAGTTTAGGAGTGAATTAATAGATTGGAATCATGTTCCCTTACCCTTAGTCTATGTAAGCGCCTATAATTTGAATAAAGCAATTGCTCATTTTGCTAATTGGGGTAGACATTTGTTTTTAAATGAAAATTTATTTAGTGGAATCCCAGGGATTGTTTTGATGCATCAGGAATCTGGGAATTATAGGTATGAACTACTGGCTGGAAGTAGTATAGACGGAGTAGAAAGAAAAAGATTTGGGTATGGAACAAACTGGTATATTGATCAGACGGGTCAAGTTTATCTTTGGAACAGCTGGGAAAATATTGTTTATGATAGTGTAAGAACTGCTTATATCTACCTTTACAAGCTAAGAAGCATTGGTAATGATTACATTATGAACTATTCTTTGACCGAAGACATTAAAGAAGTAACAATTTCGCCAGTTCCAGTGGGAGAGAAGTTACATTGGGTTTTTAAAAGCTTTCACTATACATTTGGTAAAGACAATAAAATGTATTTTTTGGTTTTTGGTGTTGATTCAATTCGTCCAGCAGGTTATAACTTGGGGCGAATTTTTCTCCTTAAGGAGACATCATCTGGGCAATGGGATACAGTGCTTGTAACACCTGATACAACAAATCAAGCTCTATTTGATTCTTATACTAGCTTTATTGTTGATGAGAATAATGTTGTTCATGTGGTTTATTCAACCTTTAAGGATAAGCCAAGGGTATTTTATACAAATAATGAGGGTGGAAGTTTTAAGCCCCCAATAGTTATTGACACAACAATAAACTTGAAAAATGTTAGGATTGAAGTGTCAAGGGATGGACTTTGTTATATTTGGGGTGATGCATATGGACTTGCAGGTTCGTTGGGTTATTCTGTATACTATTATGGTGACTACGGGTCTGGTTTCAAGCGTTCTTCAAGACAACTTAGTGACTTTGGTGTAGCTGGTGTTGATGCGAATGGTAATTTATATATTGTGAGCGATCCATGGTGGAGTTCGTCGGGTTACGAGGTTTATTTGTATAAGTTTTATCGGGATTCTGCTTTAATCTATCGCTTTCCACGCAAAGTGTTGTTTAATTTCCAACCCATCCCGCCGATTACCTATCCTTCATTTTCTTTCATAAGAGATGAAGATGGGCAGATTCACTTGCTTGGCACATGGGCTGGGAAGTTTTATCATTGGAAGGCATCAGATAACTTTACAGGAATGATTGAATATGATTATTCGGGATTGTTAAAGTATGACGATCTGTTGTATAGTATAACCTCTATCAGCGCAATCGCCAATACTTCAGATAAAAGGATATATTTCTTAATCGGAAGAGGCACTTTTGGTCCGCTAATCGTTGGTTGGATTCCATATGTTGTCACTCAGGTTGAAGATAATAGAGATGTTTTGCCTGGTGAGTTTACGCTTTCGCAGAATTATCCGAATCCATTTAATCCTGTGACGACGATAAACTTTGATCTTCCAGTTAAGTCAAGTGTTGAAATCTCTATTTATGATGTTTTGGGTCGTAAGCTGAAGACGGTTGTAAACGAAGTTAGGGACGCTGGGAGGTATAAAGTTCTTATTGATATGAACGAGTATGCAAGTGGTGTATATTTTTACCGAATGGTAGCAAAACCCGTTATGGGTGGGAGCGATTTTGTTTCCGTTAAGAAGATGCTTTTGGTGAAGTAA
- a CDS encoding thioredoxin domain-containing protein, with protein MRKPNRLINENSPYLLQHAYNPIDWYPWCEEAFEKAKNENKPIFLSIGYSTCHWCHVMEKESFEDEEVAQILNENFISIKVDREERPDIDLAYMTICQAMTGHGGWPLTIIMTPDKKPFFAGTYIPKHSRYGRIGLIELLQRVVEIWKENRDKIESLAEQITGEIKEAVERVEIGNGIIDETTLTLAFKELEENFDPEYGGFGDAPKFPTPHNLMFLLRYWKRTGNKKALEMVEKTLIGMSLGGIYDHIGFGFHRYSTDRKWLVPHFEKMLYDQALISLTCAETYQATQKEKYATLCSEVFSYVINNLTNPEGGFFSAEDADSEGEEGKFYLWELDELEKILNQDELKFLIENFNIKKDGNYIDELKHSRTGKNIFHLTSELDDEKRKIWEKIRAKLLQHRDKRIHPLKDDKILTDWNGLMISSLARGYSIFGKDDYIRIAEKSINFIFKNMVTSDGKLLHRFRSGEARINGHLDDYAFLTWGLIELYEATFKTEYLKNAIELTYKMIELFWDENNGGFFLSENDDVIFKQKEIYDGALPSGNSVALLALVKLSKITGRNDLNEIAYKLVETFSGTIIKHPSAYTFFLSAFDFLLGPSFEIIIVGKSTDNLSKILQPINSKFIPNKILLFKPTDREDEINSIAPFLSHYKAIDGKTTFYICTNYECKQPATSVEEMMQLIDEVIS; from the coding sequence ATGCGAAAGCCAAACCGTCTTATAAATGAAAACAGTCCCTATCTTTTACAACATGCGTATAACCCTATTGATTGGTATCCGTGGTGTGAAGAAGCGTTTGAAAAAGCAAAGAATGAGAATAAACCGATATTTCTTTCAATTGGATACTCAACCTGCCATTGGTGCCATGTGATGGAAAAAGAATCTTTTGAAGATGAAGAGGTTGCACAAATTTTAAATGAAAATTTCATCTCCATAAAAGTTGACCGCGAGGAACGCCCCGATATTGACTTGGCTTATATGACGATTTGCCAAGCGATGACAGGTCACGGTGGCTGGCCACTTACAATAATAATGACCCCGGATAAAAAACCATTTTTCGCCGGGACTTACATACCAAAGCACTCAAGATACGGTCGGATTGGATTGATTGAGCTACTCCAGAGGGTTGTTGAAATTTGGAAGGAAAATAGAGACAAAATTGAATCGCTTGCAGAACAAATAACAGGCGAAATTAAAGAAGCAGTTGAAAGAGTTGAAATCGGCAACGGTATAATAGACGAAACAACTTTAACGCTTGCCTTTAAAGAACTTGAAGAGAATTTTGACCCCGAATATGGCGGTTTCGGGGATGCACCTAAATTTCCAACTCCACATAATTTGATGTTTCTTTTAAGATACTGGAAAAGAACGGGCAACAAAAAAGCGCTTGAGATGGTTGAGAAAACACTTATCGGAATGTCACTTGGCGGAATTTATGACCACATCGGTTTTGGTTTTCATAGATATTCAACGGATAGAAAATGGCTTGTCCCACACTTTGAAAAAATGCTCTACGATCAAGCGCTCATCTCACTAACTTGTGCTGAGACCTACCAGGCAACACAAAAAGAAAAATACGCAACTTTATGTTCAGAGGTCTTTTCTTATGTGATCAATAATCTAACAAATCCAGAAGGTGGATTCTTCTCCGCTGAAGATGCCGACAGCGAAGGGGAAGAAGGGAAATTTTATCTGTGGGAACTTGACGAACTTGAAAAAATTTTAAATCAAGACGAATTAAAATTTTTGATTGAAAACTTCAACATCAAGAAAGATGGAAATTACATTGATGAGTTAAAACATTCAAGAACAGGTAAGAACATATTTCATTTGACTTCGGAACTTGACGATGAAAAAAGAAAAATATGGGAAAAGATAAGAGCAAAACTTCTCCAACACAGAGACAAAAGAATCCATCCATTAAAGGATGATAAAATTCTAACTGACTGGAACGGCTTGATGATATCTTCGCTTGCAAGGGGTTATTCAATCTTCGGAAAAGATGATTACATTCGCATCGCTGAGAAAAGCATAAACTTCATATTCAAAAATATGGTCACAAGCGATGGGAAACTGCTTCATAGATTTAGAAGCGGAGAAGCTAGAATAAACGGTCACTTGGATGATTATGCTTTTTTAACATGGGGATTAATTGAACTTTATGAGGCAACTTTTAAAACCGAATATCTCAAAAATGCAATAGAACTCACTTATAAAATGATTGAACTTTTCTGGGATGAAAACAACGGCGGTTTCTTTTTAAGTGAAAATGATGATGTTATTTTCAAACAAAAAGAAATTTACGATGGCGCCTTGCCCTCTGGAAATTCAGTTGCTTTACTTGCACTCGTCAAACTCTCAAAGATTACGGGAAGAAACGATCTAAACGAAATAGCTTATAAACTCGTTGAAACATTTTCAGGAACTATAATCAAACATCCATCCGCTTACACTTTTTTCCTCTCAGCATTTGACTTTTTGCTCGGTCCATCTTTTGAAATAATCATCGTTGGAAAATCAACGGATAACCTTTCAAAAATTCTACAACCCATAAATTCAAAGTTTATCCCGAACAAAATTTTGCTTTTCAAACCAACAGATCGTGAAGATGAAATAAATTCAATAGCCCCGTTTTTATCACATTATAAAGCGATTGATGGGAAAACGACATTTTACATCTGCACAAATTATGAATGCAAACAACCAGCCACAAGCGTTGAAGAGATGATGCAACTTATAGATGAGGTCATATCTTGA
- a CDS encoding acyltransferase family protein: protein MGEELKVARLTSLDVFRGATIAGMILVNNPGSWAYVYPQLRHADWHGWTFTDLIFPFFLFIVGVAIVFSFSRRIELGYSKVKLFGKVVRRTIILFALGLFLNGFPEFNLSTIRIMGVLQRIAICYFFASIIYLTSNVRGQAIWSFALLFIYWGLMEFVPVPGIGAGLYEKGRNFAAYVDSLILKGHMWSVTKTWDPEGIISTIPAISTTLFGVLTGHWLRSKKSDVEKTLWLFIMGNLGLFIGAVWNAWLPINKNLWTSSYSVFTAGFALVVLGFCYYFVDVKGYKKWAYPFIVYGMNAITVFVLSGIIGRLSIYFKVSLPDGSKTTVKNYIYENLFASWLGQMNGSLGYAIAHVLLMYFLMWILYKKKIFIKI from the coding sequence ATGGGTGAGGAATTAAAAGTAGCAAGATTGACATCGCTTGATGTTTTCAGAGGTGCGACGATAGCAGGGATGATACTCGTTAATAATCCGGGTAGCTGGGCTTATGTATATCCGCAGTTAAGGCATGCGGACTGGCACGGTTGGACATTTACCGATTTGATATTTCCTTTTTTTCTTTTTATTGTCGGTGTTGCGATTGTGTTTTCATTTTCAAGGCGAATTGAACTTGGATATTCAAAGGTTAAACTGTTTGGAAAAGTTGTAAGGCGGACGATAATTCTTTTTGCGCTTGGTCTTTTTCTTAATGGTTTTCCCGAGTTTAACCTTTCAACGATAAGGATAATGGGTGTCCTGCAGAGGATAGCAATATGTTATTTCTTTGCTTCAATTATTTATTTGACATCAAATGTAAGAGGGCAAGCGATTTGGTCGTTCGCCCTTCTTTTTATTTATTGGGGGCTTATGGAATTTGTCCCAGTTCCAGGGATAGGTGCTGGTTTATATGAGAAAGGGAGGAATTTTGCTGCGTATGTTGATTCCCTCATTTTGAAAGGACATATGTGGAGCGTAACCAAGACCTGGGACCCGGAAGGAATTATAAGCACTATTCCAGCAATATCAACGACGCTTTTCGGTGTTTTGACAGGGCATTGGTTGAGGAGCAAAAAAAGCGATGTTGAGAAAACGCTTTGGCTTTTCATTATGGGGAATCTCGGGCTTTTCATCGGCGCTGTTTGGAACGCTTGGCTTCCGATAAATAAAAATTTATGGACAAGCTCATATTCGGTTTTCACAGCTGGATTTGCTTTAGTAGTTTTGGGATTTTGTTACTATTTCGTTGATGTGAAAGGTTATAAAAAGTGGGCTTATCCTTTTATTGTCTACGGGATGAATGCTATAACTGTGTTCGTTCTGTCCGGGATAATTGGAAGGTTAAGCATATACTTTAAAGTTTCTCTGCCCGATGGGAGCAAAACGACGGTGAAAAATTACATCTATGAAAATCTTTTTGCCTCTTGGCTTGGACAGATGAATGGTTCGCTTGGCTATGCGATTGCCCATGTCTTATTGATGTATTTTTTGATGTGGATACTTTACAAGAAAAAAATCTTCATCAAGATATGA
- a CDS encoding phosphodiester glycosidase family protein: MRFKRFLPFLLLALVSNFIFPQTDTITSKYVGPGVKHISVTFPSVPWKINILEIDITNPFITLETVKASKNGREQLYALEKTSSMAGRKNWSNHTVIGAINGDFYDTNTGIPVNVQVENGEILRRPRSRSVFGVTIDKKPFIEIFNYYGEIFAGDSSRQIDGINETRGTDMLILYNSYFGFSTGTNQWGTEVLIRPIGSWVLNDTLYCVVDSVISWVGNMSIPLGRSVLSGHGRAGEFLRNNVKVKDTIKILLRLNPNVGLIFQAIGGLPRIIRDGANVVSQTYQQEEASSSFTYTRHPRTAVGISRDSTKIYFLTVDGRQSSSVGMTLDELANFMLTLGVWQGINLDGGGSTTMVVRGKVVNSPSDATGERSVSNALLVVSSAPQDTLSKIEIYPKRLKIFRGEQFQFKFEGYDKYFNPVNIPLNQISWSCDSTIGRIDLSGLFTAGKRHDSGYVYVRHSSGLKDSCFVVVHTLREISITPKRAVTDTSRAIQFSATGFDTEGNFRKLSASEIEWEEIGGIGNINMLGLFRAFTEGNCKVVGKFDELSDTADVQVVVGKGKKIVERFDELNFYLTGENIDTIKSKIFLSDTNFISPYKSLGIEYNFVYTSGKQHWIYINSNIDVFGVPDSIYIYVYGDGGVYRVYYFVSDDNGEIFVFSAGSVNWSGEWRRLGVSTKYPIQTVSGSYFCYPIKIVKIALYLAGSYVDGIEYTGKVLFDDLAVTYPIKVTKVEENKSTESLSFKLYQNFPNPFNPRTKIKFSISQFASAYDVELVIYDLLGRKVKEISMGKLNAGVYEVEIEAVELSSGVYFCVLKAGKFFDSIKIIALK, translated from the coding sequence ATGCGATTTAAAAGGTTTTTGCCCTTCCTTCTATTAGCTCTTGTTTCAAACTTCATTTTTCCTCAAACAGACACAATCACATCAAAATATGTTGGTCCTGGTGTAAAACATATCTCAGTTACTTTTCCGAGCGTTCCTTGGAAGATAAACATACTTGAAATTGACATAACAAACCCATTTATTACTCTGGAAACGGTCAAGGCATCAAAGAACGGTAGAGAACAGCTTTACGCACTTGAAAAGACAAGCTCAATGGCGGGGAGGAAGAACTGGTCAAATCACACCGTGATTGGGGCGATCAACGGTGATTTTTATGACACAAATACAGGTATCCCTGTGAATGTTCAGGTTGAAAACGGCGAAATTTTGAGAAGACCGAGATCAAGGTCTGTTTTCGGCGTAACAATTGATAAAAAGCCATTCATTGAAATTTTTAACTATTACGGCGAAATTTTCGCAGGTGATTCGTCAAGGCAAATAGATGGAATTAACGAGACGAGAGGAACCGATATGTTGATCCTTTACAATAGTTATTTTGGTTTTTCAACGGGGACAAATCAATGGGGGACAGAGGTTTTAATAAGACCAATTGGTAGTTGGGTTTTAAATGACACGCTTTATTGTGTGGTTGACAGCGTTATAAGTTGGGTCGGGAATATGAGCATACCGCTTGGGAGGTCTGTTCTATCTGGACATGGCAGGGCGGGCGAATTTTTGAGAAACAATGTCAAGGTTAAAGACACTATTAAAATTCTCCTTCGTCTAAATCCGAATGTCGGACTAATTTTTCAGGCAATCGGGGGGTTGCCAAGGATAATAAGAGATGGAGCAAATGTCGTTTCACAGACATATCAACAGGAAGAGGCAAGTTCAAGCTTTACATACACAAGGCATCCAAGAACAGCTGTTGGAATTTCAAGGGACAGCACGAAGATATATTTCTTAACAGTTGATGGAAGACAAAGCTCAAGCGTCGGTATGACACTTGATGAGCTTGCCAATTTTATGCTCACCCTTGGTGTATGGCAGGGGATTAACCTTGATGGTGGTGGTTCAACGACGATGGTCGTAAGAGGTAAAGTTGTCAATTCCCCCTCAGATGCAACTGGCGAAAGGTCTGTATCAAATGCTTTACTCGTTGTAAGCTCAGCACCACAGGATACACTGAGCAAGATTGAGATTTACCCAAAAAGGTTGAAAATTTTCCGAGGGGAACAATTTCAATTTAAATTTGAAGGATATGACAAATACTTCAACCCGGTGAACATCCCATTGAATCAGATTTCCTGGTCGTGTGATTCAACGATAGGAAGAATTGATTTGTCTGGTTTGTTCACAGCTGGGAAAAGGCATGATAGTGGTTATGTTTATGTGCGACATTCAAGTGGTTTAAAGGATTCTTGTTTTGTAGTGGTTCATACTTTGAGAGAGATTTCAATTACGCCTAAAAGAGCTGTAACTGACACGAGCAGGGCAATTCAATTTTCCGCAACTGGCTTTGATACCGAGGGGAATTTCAGAAAGCTTTCGGCAAGTGAGATTGAATGGGAAGAGATAGGAGGGATTGGGAATATCAATATGCTTGGGTTATTTCGTGCATTCACCGAAGGGAATTGCAAAGTCGTTGGAAAGTTTGACGAGTTGTCTGACACGGCGGATGTTCAAGTGGTTGTAGGCAAGGGTAAGAAAATCGTTGAAAGGTTTGATGAATTAAATTTTTATTTGACTGGTGAAAACATTGACACAATCAAGAGCAAAATTTTTTTAAGTGATACAAACTTTATCTCGCCATATAAATCTCTCGGGATTGAATACAACTTTGTCTATACGAGCGGGAAACAACATTGGATTTACATAAATTCAAACATAGACGTTTTCGGTGTCCCTGATTCAATTTACATTTATGTTTATGGTGATGGCGGAGTTTATCGGGTTTATTATTTTGTCAGCGATGATAACGGAGAGATTTTCGTCTTCAGTGCTGGCTCTGTGAATTGGTCAGGTGAATGGAGAAGGTTGGGCGTATCAACCAAATATCCGATTCAAACCGTTTCGGGAAGTTATTTTTGCTATCCGATAAAAATTGTGAAGATAGCTCTTTATCTTGCTGGCTCATATGTTGATGGGATTGAATATACAGGAAAGGTTTTGTTTGATGATTTGGCTGTGACTTATCCCATCAAAGTCACTAAGGTTGAGGAAAATAAATCAACCGAAAGTTTGTCTTTTAAACTATATCAAAATTTCCCCAATCCATTTAATCCAAGGACAAAGATAAAATTTTCAATTTCTCAGTTCGCTTCTGCTTATGATGTTGAACTTGTTATTTATGATTTGCTTGGGAGGAAGGTTAAAGAGATTTCAATGGGGAAATTGAACGCCGGGGTTTATGAGGTTGAAATTGAAGCGGTGGAACTTTCAAGCGGTGTCTATTTTTGTGTTTTGAAAGCTGGGAAATTTTTTGATTCAATTAAAATTATCGCTTTGAAGTGA
- a CDS encoding class I SAM-dependent methyltransferase, with amino-acid sequence MVYLLEFEISNKKILIESPLSPDDYQGSLDDVIQRYSSDDKIPFWIDVWPSAIALAEFILESDEFSNKKVLELGCGLGLTTVALGFKKAIITATDYETMALHFARRNYIKNIGNEENVKFVILDWRSPWILKKFDFIIGADIIYERNLFKNIVDILKDTMTIHSTCYIADPGRPMSSEFFEILKRENFDFQIVSKREVSYRNLQTGVFIYRIKKS; translated from the coding sequence ATGGTTTATTTGCTTGAATTTGAAATTTCAAATAAGAAAATCTTGATTGAATCGCCCTTAAGCCCTGACGATTATCAGGGTTCGCTTGACGATGTGATACAGAGATATTCTTCGGATGATAAGATACCGTTTTGGATTGATGTTTGGCCATCGGCTATAGCACTTGCGGAGTTTATACTTGAAAGTGATGAATTCTCAAATAAAAAAGTTCTTGAACTTGGCTGTGGTCTCGGGCTGACAACAGTTGCCCTTGGCTTTAAAAAAGCGATAATAACAGCGACGGATTACGAAACGATGGCCCTTCATTTTGCAAGACGAAATTACATTAAAAACATCGGGAACGAAGAAAATGTAAAGTTTGTGATTCTTGATTGGCGATCTCCATGGATTCTCAAAAAATTTGACTTCATAATAGGTGCGGATATAATCTATGAACGAAACCTGTTTAAAAACATCGTTGACATTCTCAAAGACACTATGACGATTCACTCAACCTGCTACATTGCCGACCCCGGAAGACCTATGTCCTCCGAGTTCTTTGAAATTTTAAAAAGAGAAAATTTTGATTTTCAAATCGTTTCAAAAAGAGAAGTTTCATATAGAAACTTACAAACGGGCGTTTTTATTTATAGGATAAAGAAAAGTTGA
- a CDS encoding shikimate kinase, translating to MKKSLIFLTGFMGSGKSTIGPILAEKIGYDFIDLDELIENIEGQSIVDIFKEKGEIYFRNIERKILREMIFKLSKFVVALGGGTVTFENNLYLIKEIGILIYLKASPETLVQRIKFKMDRPLLLGPDGKILPEDILLERISTLLKIREPFYLQSDFYISTDEKDIKDTVEEILKKIEDKIA from the coding sequence ATGAAGAAGTCGCTTATCTTCCTGACAGGGTTTATGGGTAGTGGAAAAAGCACAATTGGTCCTATCCTCGCGGAAAAAATCGGATATGATTTTATTGACCTTGATGAGCTTATTGAAAATATTGAAGGGCAAAGCATAGTTGATATATTCAAGGAAAAGGGAGAGATTTACTTTAGAAATATAGAGCGGAAAATTTTGAGGGAAATGATTTTCAAACTTTCAAAATTTGTCGTCGCTCTTGGCGGTGGAACCGTAACATTTGAAAATAACCTCTACTTGATAAAAGAGATCGGGATTTTAATTTACCTTAAAGCATCACCAGAAACGCTCGTTCAAAGGATAAAATTTAAAATGGACCGACCTTTATTACTCGGACCTGATGGCAAAATTTTGCCTGAAGACATCTTACTTGAGAGGATTTCAACACTGCTGAAAATTCGCGAGCCATTTTATTTGCAGTCCGACTTTTACATTTCAACCGATGAAAAAGATATCAAGGACACAGTTGAAGAAATTTTAAAGAAAATTGAGGATAAAATTGCGTAA